The stretch of DNA gcacaacaggtagtgccACTCACACAACCCTATTCCAAGTGACCTGTAAGGAGCTTGGTGTGGTGTCCGtgtgtccctgtgggtttcctccgagtgctcccaCAGTCGCttctacggtccaaaaacacacgttggtaggtcccaccgcgaccctgaactggataagtggctatagacattcattcattatctgtaacccttatccagttcagggtcgcggtgggtccagagcctacctggaatcattgggtgcaaggtgggaatacaccctggagggggagccagtccttcatagggcaacacaggcacacacacattcactcacacactcacacctacagacacttttgagtcgccaatccacctaccaacgtgtatttttggactgtgggaggaaactggagcacccagaggaaaccggagcacccggaggaaacccacgcagacacagggagaacacaccaactcctcacagacagtcacccggaggaaacccacgcagacacagggagaacacaccacactcctcacagacagtcacccggagcgggaatcaaactcacaacctccaggaccctggagctatgtgactgcgacactacctgctgcgccaccgtgccgcccgcttgctatagacaatgaatgaataaatgaatgaatgaaaaaatcaCTCAAAATACTTAAAGCACTATTTATGTTGGAACAGATCACTGCACCATTTTATGTGGAATGGGTGGTTAGTTTGTAATTCTGGCTAAaattttttagtttttatcTTGCTTGatgtaaaaattaaacaaaatgaccAAGAAAACACTTTTCTACAGCTATGCAGGTGTTTACAAAAGAATCAAAATCAGTCGTCCATTAGCTTCCTCCACAGTCTTAAGGAGCTTCGATGTATTTTCTCAAACTACagtaatttcttttatttacattgaaaTGGTAATGCTAACCTTCAGGATTTTTACAGTGGTATATCATGAGTCCACCATTTCACGCCTagtgtttacaaatgtgtagCTGAATGCATATAACCTATGATATTGGGACAGGTTTGTGATTGTTGTTATAGTTTTTGGCAAATACACCACACAGCTAGCTCCCCAACTACACACAATACAAGGGCAAGTAtgagcttcctctgagacatgtaaaaccagccactgcttcttttcaaactgctgctaacacaatgccactggacagctcaacacactggaAGTGAAAAGCTGACTGGGCTTTTTCAGTCAACATTCACTAATAATGGCTAACTCTGTACTTGTGTTTTGACTGGAAGGATGCGTCTACATAATTCAACAATAAATTTAACTGACCTTGAGTTTGCTATTTCTGCTTTCTGTTTAGCGATAGCAGCGGCCCTCTGCGCTCCTTCCACACTTCTCTCCACTTTTTGCTTGATCTTGGTACCTTTCAGCTGGATCACCTTCTTCTTCACAGCCTTCACAAGCATGTTATGCATGTACTTGCCTTCCTCTTTGCCTCCCTCAGGGAAGGTGGTGCAGCCATAGCCGTGGCGCTGGTTGTCCAGCCACTCGCCCTCATACTTCAGGCCACTGGAGCGCTCACTGATGCCGTAGCCTGAGCGCTTGTCATTCTTCCATTCACCCATGTAAACCTCGGTGGTGGTGGCATCAATGTCAGCCTCCACTGGTGGAAACTCTCCACCCTCTGCTTCACCCTCACTCTCACCCAAACTGACCGTGGAGTTGGCATCACTGGCAGCTGAGCTGAGAGCCGACTCACTGCGGAGAAAGCTGATCTTGCTCTTCTGACTGGATAGGGATGTGCGAGATTCGGACTTGGTTAACTTGCCCAGAAGAGAACCACGCCGAAAAAGACCCTTCTTCTTCGGCTTCActaggtccgggtccacgttCAGGGTCAGGGCAAAGCCTCCTCGTGATGGCCCAATGGGTGTGGGGGAGGGTGTCTCCTGGCCTGAGGcattggtggtggtgatgacTGGGACATCCTGCTGCAGCAGCGTTCCATTACTGTGTTCACTGCGCAGGGAAGTGAGGGAGTTGCGCAGGGGCGAGCGCACCACAGCCGCCATGCCATACGGGACACTCTGCCGGACACCATAGCCGTGCCGCATCCCACCAGTGAACTGGCCCTGGAAAGTGCCTGCAGAGACCGGACATTTGTACTTTATTAGGGTGCAAAATATAGACAGAGTTATGCAACAACACTGATGTTTTTGATCTATTGATTTAAATGTATTCAAGTAAAGTATGTACTTATTTACAATGATTCCTAGGATATTATATTGATGTATAAACCTGAACCTGAAAAACATTGtgcgaaaggcaggaacactccctggacaaGGCACCACTCACATATTCATACCTATGGACATGTTGAACAGCCAATCAAACGTGCTTTTGGACTGCGTGagaaacctggaggaaacctacgcggacacagggagtacaACCCCAGgatcatggagctgtgtgacagtgacactacttgTTGTGCTACTCCAATACagcaatttacaaataaatagttaatctatgtgggtgtgttttgcacataatttacatattttagcTCTCGGGAAAAGACTGGACTCTTTAGCCGAAGGGTTAAATCAATCATTCTCCATGTAGGAGAGGCTGGTTTAAACTGAGAACATGGAACAACTGGCTGGATATTTATGTTATTCTTTCACtgtgtaatttaaaataatctgtTATTTCAGCACTAAagaatttcagtaaaaacacaattttttaTAAAGCCCTTTTTGAAATAAGGGGGAAATCAACTCTGTATCACTATGGTGATATGTTTCTGTTCAAAAGGCAACTCCTGCAAAAATACGTTCCCATGCACTTTCATCAAACAATTTAGTAATTACATACACtgataaaaacaacacaagagCAAGCTATCATCTGGCATGAGATAGCTGTGTTGATCCACACCCAATGTTTCCTGCcctcagccacacacacacacacacacacacacacaatagccAGACAAGCTTTCATGTCCACCTCTAGAGTAATAAACCATGTGCAGTTATTTATGTCCTCGAGTTTGATAGCCAAGCAACACATGTCTGAGTTCATCAGGCCTATGGACAGGCCAGAAGGGCAATGTCTGGACTGTTAGTGtgtcctcacacacactgctgaatgtGATGACTCAGCTGCCAGGAACTATAGATGTGTACTCATTATATTCAATGTACAAAAGTATAGGAGGAGGTATGTACTGTAAATAAAAGCTACATGTCCACATGTGAAATCAGTAACATGAGTACATTTAACAGCtctttatttgaaatattcCAGTCCCATAAACTGAGCAGGCTCTACACTCTGGACTCTTATAAACTGATAACCAACATCTTATTAGTGACCATTGGTTCATTCCTCGTGAACTATAACGACAACACCAAAGGCAAATGAAGCTTTGCCTAAGTCTTCAGACTCAGATTCAAactttaatatttcatattggtattttgtagcattttcttataacagtgtaaaatattaatatagtcACT from Hoplias malabaricus isolate fHopMal1 chromosome 5, fHopMal1.hap1, whole genome shotgun sequence encodes:
- the jph2 gene encoding junctophilin-2 isoform X2, with the protein product MSGGRFEFDDGGAYCGGWEGGKAHGHGICTGPKGQGEFSGSWNYGFEVVGVYTWPSGNTYEGYWSQGKRHGLGVETKGHWVYKGEWTHGFKGRYGTRVSLTSGARYEGTWNNGLQDGYGTETYADGGTFQGQFTGGMRHGYGVRQSVPYGMAAVVRSPLRNSLTSLRSEHSNGTLLQQDVPVITTTNASGQETPSPTPIGPSRGGFALTLNVDPDLVKPKKKGLFRRGSLLGKLTKSESRTSLSSQKSKISFLRSESALSSAASDANSTVSLGESEGEAEGGEFPPVEADIDATTTEVYMGEWKNDKRSGYGISERSSGLKYEGEWLDNQRHGYGCTTFPEGGKEEGKYMHNMLVKAVKKKVIQLKGTKIKQKVERSVEGAQRAAAIAKQKAEIANSSPVRVFLSQEPAASQCVS